From a single Pseudophryne corroboree isolate aPseCor3 chromosome 6, aPseCor3.hap2, whole genome shotgun sequence genomic region:
- the LOC134936017 gene encoding uncharacterized protein LOC134936017 → MVAGYSPLGTPKEWTSGRKGNLQIVVRLSLGILGIVLLVVPSSTWTPGLKIEKRELHTVRWGWNNATKPRTQDNFTCQANQRCTNIVNITIPGTMWAGPPDPQRNRYRPTFALHQSEGNITINAAVNISCCSKPYRFRFLPKEEKNKEYKNCSKQGATTFRLAVKDVLILVCHNATEIKNRTWWAQDLMFIDINASRIDIGHVKRLPSTCENVGTQAQKTVLVTQVVFPPNNRQCISRQRRAWYDTLLGGYGTLTGVLNGIDIETLANRMHSAGSKLNDGLTLQAKWMPTIFEPAKISAGIDTLMNQLINASNDFAVGFDTNITKFINWTVCTLQTMYEQ, encoded by the coding sequence ATTGTCGTGAGGCTCAGTCTTGGAATCCTTGGAATTGTATTATTGGTCGTCCCCTCTAGTACATGGACACCTGGATTGAAGATAGAGAAACGAGAGTTGCATACTGTACGGTGGGGATGGAACAATGCCACCAAACCAAGAACCCAAGATAATTTCACTTGTCAGGCCAATCAGCGCTGTACTAATATAGTAAATATAACAATTCCAGGAACGATGTGGGCTGGACCGCCTGATCCACAAAGAAACAGATATCGACCTACATTTGCCTTACATCAGTCAGAAGGCAACATCACAATTAATGCTGCAGTAAATATAAGTTGCTGCTCCAAACCTTATAGGTTCCGATTTCTCCCTAAAGAAGAGAAGAATAAAGAATACAAGAATTGTTCTAAACAAGGAGCAACCACATTTCGGTTAGCCGTAAAAGACGTTTTAATTTTGGTATGTCATAATGCTACTGAAATAAAAAATCGAACGTGGTGGGCACAAGATTTAATGTTTATTGATATCAATGCATCACGAATCGATATTGGACATGTTAAAAGATTACCATCTACATGTGAAAATGTAGGTACACAAGCTCAAAAGACTGTGTTAGTCACACAAGTTGTTTTCCCTCCCAATAATAGACAATGTATATCCCGGCAACGACGTGCCTGGTATGATACATTGTTGGGAGGATATGGGACTCTAACGGGAGTATTAAATGGGATAGATATTGAAACATTAGCCAATAGGATGCATAGTGCCGGTAGTAAATTAAATGACGGACTTACATTACAAGCAAAATGGATGCCTACTATTTTTGAGCCAGCCAAAATATCGGCTGGAATAGATACTTTAATGAACCAGCTAATTAATGCTAGTAATGATTTTGCTGTTGGATTTGATACCAACATTACTAAATTTATAAATTGGACCGTCTGTACACTACAGACTATGTATGAGCAATAA